The following proteins are co-located in the Candidatus Cybelea sp. genome:
- a CDS encoding choice-of-anchor tandem repeat GloVer-containing protein, with protein sequence MMDPAGNLYGTAQNFGNTSCNKKGGNPGCGTVFRLNRKHKFKVLHVFAGSPDGAVPNETLIIDKQGNLYGTTSFGGDDTCNGGYACGVVFEIDSRGKESILHTFTGGKKDGEVPYGGVTRDASGNLYGTTVSGGIGPCSQGCGIVFKLTAGRTSSLASP encoded by the coding sequence ATGATGGATCCTGCGGGCAACCTCTACGGCACGGCCCAGAACTTCGGCAACACAAGCTGCAATAAGAAGGGCGGCAACCCGGGTTGCGGTACCGTCTTTCGCCTCAACCGCAAGCATAAATTCAAAGTGCTGCACGTCTTTGCCGGCAGTCCCGACGGCGCGGTCCCCAACGAAACCTTGATTATCGATAAGCAGGGCAATCTCTACGGCACGACGTCCTTCGGCGGCGACGACACGTGCAACGGCGGTTACGCGTGCGGCGTCGTCTTCGAAATCGATTCGCGCGGCAAGGAGTCAATACTGCACACGTTCACCGGCGGAAAGAAGGACGGTGAAGTTCCATACGGCGGCGTCACGCGCGATGCATCGGGCAATCTCTACGGCACGACCGTGAGCGGCGGGATCGGTCCATGCAGTCAAGGCTGCGGTATCGTCTTCAAGTTGACTGCTGGCCGGACAAGCTCGCTCGCCTCGCCCTAA
- a CDS encoding choice-of-anchor tandem repeat GloVer-containing protein — protein sequence MRRYALAICSLSIVLAAGCAAPVTPNVAQRSSARQPSGTSGYTETLLHRFESSPDAASPEAGVILDSAGNLYGTTIEGGANQDCPGGYDSGCGAVYEIDAAGKYHVTYSFAGTPDASEPFASLLLVHGTLYGTTAVGGNVYTCFAYGGDGCGTIFKIGPNGKERLLYRFRGNFGSRRPDGQDPQAPLVADSSGNLYGTTAYGGTDEYGTIFKLSKTGKETVLYSFTDGADGGRPYKGVIRDASGNLYGAAYAGGNPGCVGGCGTIFELSASGTLSTLYTARAMAAIRTAAS from the coding sequence TCGTTACGCCCTCGCGATCTGCTCGCTCTCGATCGTCCTGGCGGCGGGCTGTGCGGCGCCCGTCACGCCCAACGTCGCGCAACGCTCGTCGGCGCGGCAGCCCAGCGGCACGAGCGGTTACACCGAGACGCTGCTTCACCGTTTCGAGAGCAGCCCGGATGCTGCGAGTCCGGAAGCCGGCGTCATCCTCGACTCGGCCGGTAATCTCTACGGCACGACGATCGAGGGCGGCGCGAATCAAGACTGCCCCGGCGGTTACGATTCAGGTTGCGGTGCCGTGTACGAGATCGATGCCGCCGGAAAATACCACGTGACGTACAGCTTCGCCGGCACGCCCGACGCGAGCGAACCCTTCGCCTCGCTGCTGCTCGTGCACGGTACGCTCTACGGGACGACGGCAGTCGGCGGCAACGTCTACACGTGCTTCGCGTACGGGGGCGACGGCTGCGGCACGATCTTCAAGATCGGCCCGAACGGCAAGGAGCGTCTGCTCTATCGGTTCCGCGGAAACTTTGGAAGCCGCCGGCCCGACGGCCAAGATCCCCAAGCCCCGCTCGTCGCCGATTCGTCTGGGAATCTCTACGGCACGACGGCGTACGGCGGCACCGATGAGTACGGCACGATCTTCAAATTGAGCAAAACGGGTAAAGAGACCGTCCTCTACTCCTTTACCGACGGCGCCGACGGCGGCCGTCCGTACAAAGGCGTCATTCGCGATGCCTCCGGCAACCTATACGGTGCCGCGTATGCCGGCGGAAACCCGGGCTGCGTCGGCGGCTGCGGGACGATCTTCGAGTTGAGCGCGAGCGGCACGCTGAGCACGCTCTATACGGCACGAGCGATGGCGGCAATCCGTACGGCGGCCTCATGA